The segment TTTGGAGCCAAGTATGAAATCGCATGAAAAGACACAATCTGATTCCTCAGCAAGCATTAGAGTTATTGTAATCCCAAGTAAACCGATCAAATAATAGGAGTATTTTCTTGCGCTTTATCTCTTTCTCCGATACGATTGAAAACTGAGATAAGGACGGTAATCCTACAATATTACCGTAGATTAGGAGAACAATTCATGAAGTTGAAGCACCATCCACATGAGCTAGCACCACGCTTGGCTCAAACCTTCAAAACACTATTTAATCTGCACTCTGTCAGAAAATTCGTTTCACTCTTTGTGATCGGCACGACCTTGAGCCTCGCTATCGCCTCCTGCGGCGGCAACACCGCTTCAACTTCTTCTAGTCCCAATAGCGCTAGCCCCGTTGCCAATTCCGCTAAAGAGGTCGAACTCACCCTCGTCGGCTATGCCGTCCCCAAAGCCGCTCACGATGCCATCATTCCTAAGTTCGTCGAGAAGTGGCAAAAAGAAAAAGGGCAAACCGTCACCTTCAAACAAAGCTACGGTGGCTCAGGCTCTCAAACTCGCGCCATTATTGATGGTCTTGAAGCCGATGTCGCCAACTTAGCGATCGCCGCAGATACCGAAAAGCTCGTCAAAGCCGGATTTGTCAATTCTGACTGGACGACCAAAACCCCGAATAATGGCATTGTCGCCAAAACGGTCGCTGCGGTGATTGTCCGTCCCGGTAATCCCAAAAATATCAAAACCTTTGATGATTTGACCCGTCCCGATGTCAAATGGGTCACGGCAGACCCGAAAACCTCGGGGGGCGCTCGCTGGAACTTCCTCGCTCTCTGGGATCATGCTTTGAGAGCCAACAATAAGGATGAAGCTAAAGCGACCGAATTTGTCACTAAAGCGTTTGCGAATGTGGCAGTCCTGGCAAAAGATGCCCGCGAATCGACTGACGCATTCTCCAAGCAGGGACAAGGCGATGCCTTGATCAACTATGAGAATGAGGTGATTCTGGCACAGCAAAAGGGGGAAAAGCTGGAATATGTCGTGCCAGATCCCAATGTGTCGATCGATATTCCGATTTCGGTGATTGATAAGAACGTGGATAAGCATGGCACGCGGGAAGTTGCAGAGGCATTTGTGCAGTATTTGTACACCCCGGAAGCACAAGCCGAATTCGTCAAGTTAGGCTTCCGCCCGTTGGATGGTGCCCCGGTGAAGACAAAAGAGAATACGGACAAGTACCCGGCGGTGAAGACCTTGGGCACGATTCAGGAGTATGGCGGGTGGAGCCAAGCACAGAAGAAGTTCTTTGACGATGGAGCGGTCTTCGACCAAGTCCAAGCTTCGATCAAACGTTAGGCATAAATAGAGCCGCAGCAAGAACATTCAATCTCTGCGGCTCTAACTTTCTGGTTTTATTTGGAGTACTGTATGGCTTCTTCTGCTCAAGTTCCCTCTCGAAAAGGACCAATTTGGAAAGCGTGGGGACGATCGATCGTTCAGATGCCGTGGACATGGCGGATCATGCTGTCATATTTGACCGTGATGCTGTTTATTCCGGTTGTAGCAATGCTATTAAAATCTGCAACAGTCGGTCCTGCGGAGTTTTGGCGGATTGCGACGAGTCCAATTGCGCTTTCTACTTATGACATTACTTTTACGACTTCATTAGTTGCTGCATTGATTAATGGATTCTTTGGAACCCTGATCGCTTGGATCTTAGTGCGATATGACTTTCCACTGAAGCGGTTAGTCGATGCTTCCGTTGACTTACCTTTCGCTTTACCGACCGCAGTTGCAGGTCTAACCTTAGCAACGGTCTATAGCGAAAATGGCTGGCTTGGTTCATTACTTGCCCCATTTGGAATCAAGGTTGCCTTTACTCGGGTTGGTGTTGGGATCGCGATGCTCTTTATCTCATTACCATTTGTAATTCGCACAGTGCAGCCCGTTCTCTCAGAAATAGAAAAAGAAGTCGAAGAGGCAGCTTGGAGTTTAGGAGCTTCACCTTGGCAGACTTTTCAACGAGTTGTTCTGCCGCCCTTGTTTCCAGCAATTTTAACTGGAGTTGCGCTAGGGTTCTCTCGCGCTGTAGGTGAATATGGCTCAACTGTCATCATTTCATCGAACACTCCTTTTCGCGATTTGATTGCACCGATCCTGATTTTCCAGCGTTTAGAACAATATGACTACGCTGGAGCAACAGTGATCGGCATGGTTCTATTGATGATTTCGCTCTTGATCTTGCTTGCACTCAACGTCTTGCAAAATTGGGGAAGACGCTACGACACGGGATCTAGCAGAATGCCTGGGCATTAGTTAGGAGATTAAAACAATGACGACGATCGCGGATGCTCCACGTTCAGCTCAAACAAGAAAAACAACGCAACAAAAAAGTTGGGTTCCAATTCTACTCATTGGTATCGGTATTGCCTACCTGGGGCTAATCCTATACATTCCTGCCATCAATGTTTTTTACCAGGCGTTTAAGGGAGGTGTTGCACCCTTTCTCTCGAACTTGACACAGCCGAATTTTATTCACGCGATTAAGTTAACTGTGATGCTAGCCGCGATCGCAGTTCCGCTCAATACAGTTTTTGGACTCTGTACTGCTTGGGCACTGGCTCGCAAACAGTTCCGAGGACGCACCTTGTTACTGAGCATCATTGACCTACCGTTTGCAATTTCTCCCGTTGTCGCAGGTTTGATGATCGTCTTGCTGTATGGGCGACTCGGTTGGTTCGGAACATGGTTACAAGCCAACGATATTCGGATTGTGTTTGCTTTTCCGGGCATGCTACTTGCAACGATGTTTGTGAGTATGCCTTTTGTGGCAAGAGAAGTGATCCCAGTTCTAGAAGAAGCGGGAGCCGATCAAGAAGAAGCGGCAAAAACCTTGGGTGCAAATGGTTGGCAGACATTCTGGCGGGTCACACTGCCGAGTATTCGGTGGGGATTGCTCTATGGAATTATCCTGACCAATGCTAGAGCAATGGGCGAATTTGGAGCGGTCTCGGTTGTGTCAGGTAACTTAGCTGGAAAAACGCAAAGTTTACCGTTGTTTGTAGAAGAAGCCTACAAACAATATGAAACAGAATCAGCTTACTCAGCAGCCGTATTGCTAGCCTTGCTTGCGGTCGTTACTTTGGTGCTGAAAGAGATCATGGAACGAAAGACGCGCATCAAAGAAGTGGAATAGCAGTGATGGCACAGAGCAGACAAGTTTTTCCTAACCCTGAAAATATGTGTTCAACGTTACAAAGAAAACCCGAACCTGACTAATATACTGTTATTCTATGGATAAACCGTAGAATGCAGGGAAAACTTCTCTGGAGGATTGAGGCACCGTGGGTATTGAAGTACAAAACGTTTCCAAGCACTATGGCTCGTTTCATGCGGTTGATCAAGTCAACTTAAGCATCAAAACTGGCTCTCTCGTTGCATTATTAGGACCTTCTGGGTCAGGTAAATCAACGCTCTTGCGCATGATAGCAGGATTAGAAACCCCAGATGAAGGACGGATTGCATTAATTGGTCGCGATGCGACATATCAATCAGTCCAGGATCGCAATATTGGCTTTGTGTTTCAGCACTATGCGCTGTTCAAGCATTTGACGATTCGAGAAAATATTGCATTTGCTTTGGATATTCGCAAGAAGCCCAAAGCAAAAATTAAAGAGCGCGTGGAAGAACTCCTAGAGCTAGTTCAGCTACAAGGATTTGGCGATCGCTATCCGTCTCAACTCTCTGGCGGACAACGCCAACGGGTTGCACTCGCAAGAGCTTTAGCCGTACAACCGCAAGTATTGCTACTCGATGAACCTTTTGGAGCGCTCGATGCCAAAGTCAGAAAAGAACTGCGAGCTTGGCTCCGACGGTTGCACAAAGACGTGAACGTTACCACAGTGTTTGTCACTCACGATCAAGAAGAAGCAATGGAAGTTGCAGATGAAATCGTGGTGATGAATCGCGGTCGAATTGAGCAAGTCGGAACTGCAACAGATATCTATGATCATCCTGCTTCTGCGTTTGTCATGAGCTTTATTGGTCCAGTCAATGTGGTTCCTGCTCGTGCAGGCATTTTACCCAACGACGGCAACAAGATTTTAGATTCCGATCGCGTGTTCTTGCGTCCGCATGACATTGATATCGAGCTAATCCCGTCCTCAGAATCAGTTTCAGCCCAGGTCGATCGCGTGATCCACTTAGGTTGGGAAATTGTCGTTGAAATCCGACTTGAATCTGGGGAATTAGTGACTGCGAATCTGAGCCGCGATCGTTTTAATCAACTCAGCCTAGAGCCACAACAACGCATCTACATTAAGCCGAAAGTTGTGAAGACATTTCCAGCCTACGCACTGAGCTAGCTTGAGCCAAGACGAATCCAACTGCCTTTCTCTCTTGCAATTGTGCCCAGGAAGCAGAGAGAAAGACTGCTCTACTTTTAGGACTAACAGTTTTACGATACAAAATGAGTCAATCTACCGAGTGTTTGAATGCAATCAGATCTCTCTAGCTATACTCCTATAGAACTGACTTCTAGGATTGAGTATGCATTGCTGACACTCTTAGAACTTGTGGGTCATGCAAATCGAAGTTATGCGCCGCTCACGATTACAGAAATTGCTTCAAAACATTCTATTCCTGAGCGCTATTTAGAACAGATTATGACGATTCTCCGGCGTGGGGGACTCGTCCGCAGCTATCGAGGGTCTAGAGGTGGCTATGTTCTTGCACGCGATGCAAAAGAAATTACTTTATTTGAAATCGTTGCGTTCGTGGATGGAGAGCGCAAACCCAGAGAATTAGAGGTTACGCCAAATTTAGAGCGGCAAATTGTTTATAACGTTTGGCAGAGCCTCAATACACTCTCTCAAAAATTTCTCACGGGCATTACGCTAGAAGATCTCTACCGAGAGTGGGATGAGAACCAGCGTGGCAATCCGATGTACTACATTTAGCTATCAAAGACATAGAATATGATTTTGTTCTCAGGATGCATACCGTTCTGCTGAGGCAAAATCTTCTGCTGCAAAAGCAATGTTTCGATTTTCTAAATTTTGAGAGCTAGCTTCAATCGCTGCACCTCGTTTGCATGAGAATACCGAGGGGTATTTCTTTCATGCTCATATTTTGTACAAAACTAAATTTTTCGTCCTTGTGACAATGTTCTGTTAAAATACGGTAAGTCTATCAAGATTTAGGTAATAGGGAGCAGGATACTGTGAGTCAAGCCGGATTTCAAAGAATCACCTGGAAAAGAATTCGAGGAGGTCTACTTTTTGCACTGGGTTGGTTACTGTCGCCGCTGTGCTGGTGGAACGATTTGATTTTTAATCTGCCCGTCGCATATGGATTTGGATATGTATTGAGTAAACTTTCTCCAGATTGGTTCTTGGGCGGCACGATCGCGGGTTATTGGCTCTCGAATCTCGTCGGAATTTTGCTGATGCAAGTGGGAGCGATCGAAGTTTTTCAAAATCAAGACCGCAATTTGAAGAAAGACCTGTTGTGGGGTGTAGTTTCTTCGACTGCATTTACCGTTCTTGCGATCGCGCTGATTCAATTTCAGATTCTTGAGATTCCGACTTCGCTTTTAGAAGGTTCCTTTGATCTTGCTTCTTTACTACCAAGAGTCAAAGGAGAATAACCGAGATGAATTATTTATTACTCTCTTGCTTTAGCTTCGGGGTTGGCATTGTTGTGGGACTGACTGGAATTGGTGGCGCTTCACTGATTACCCCAATGCTGATTTTCGTGTTTCAAGTGCCTGCTTCTGTTGCGGTCAGTTCCGATGTTGTCGCAGCGACCCTGATGAAAGTCATCGGCGGTGTCAAACATTGGCGACAGAAAACATTAGATCTAGGTGCCGTTCGCTGGTTAGCATTCGGAAGTGTGCCTGGCTCGCTTTTAGGAGTTGCAACATTGCACTGGTTGCGGCAATTTGGCGAAGTAAATTTAGATTCGATACTCTTGCATCTGATTGGCTATGCGATTTTGCTCGTGACAGCGACCGCATTAGTTCAACTTCTCCTCATGACCTTTGCACCAGCGTGGGAACTGCCCACTTTGCCCAAGTTAGATTTAGAGACACAGACAGGTCGAATGAGCGCGATCGCACTGGGCGCAATTCTCGGCTACATTGTCGGGATGACGAGCGTTTCATCGGGTTCGATGTTCGCACTCGTGCTGATTGCATTCTTTCAGCTAGATGCCCAAAAATTAGTCGGAACGGATCTGGCTCAAGCAGCAATTTTATTGACATTTACTTCGATCGGACATCTGACTCTAGGAACTGTAGATTGGCACTTAGTCTTGCCGATTTGGATCGGATCAGTTCCAGGTGTGATCGTGGGTGCAAAACTCTGCAAACTTACACCCCAACGCCCGCTTAGATTTGTGATTTATCTGATGCTCGTGATGGTGAGTTGGAAGCTGGCGCATTCCGCTTAAAAGTACGCACCCACAAAGCTATAAATCAAGCCAGATAAAACTAAAAACGTAATTGCAGCATAAGTATAATCTCTCCATCTGAGAAATGTCACCAGAGAAAGCAAGACTCGAAGAATGGGAGTTGCAATTAAGACGAGTAATCCGAGTTGAATGATGCCGCGACGATGCCCTTCAAGCAGTGCTTGAACGACACCACTCGGAGAGCGATAGATCGCAGGTTCACCCTGAAAAACCCGATAATCAACAGGTTCAGCATGATGATGAATCAAATACAAAATTCCACCAACTAATACAATCAAGCTAGAGAGTTGCACACCATAGCGTAGTAGATTGCTGATCCAAAGTTCTAGTTTTGCTTCTTGCGATCGATCCAGCGTTTCATCGCTTGAGGAATTCGATCGAGCTATCAGATCCTTGTACATCTACATCCCTCCAGCCAAACTGTTGTACACCATCTTAAATGCCATTGCCATCAAAACTAGGCTAAAGAGAATTCTTAATAGTTGAGTTTTAGCACCGACTAAAACTTTCGCACCGAGCAATGCGCCAGGAAATACTCCTAGCATCACAGGCATTGATAGTCCTGGATCAATATAACCTCGTGCTAGATATACACCTGCCGAAGCAGCAGCCGTCACGCCGATCATAAAGTTACTGGTCGTCGTCGAAACCTTGAACGGGAGCCGCATCGCTTGATCCATTGCAAGCACCTTGAATCCACCCGATCCAATTCCTAGCAATCCAGACAAAACGCCTGCAACCATCATCACGCTAAAACCAACTGGAACCGACTGCGCCTCATAGCTCATCTCACCTTGAGGAGTGGGACAAGTTCCATTTAATTTCAGTTGTACAGCTAACGGATCAGAGTCTTGATGTTCAAAAAAATCAGGTCGCGGCTGTTGAGCTAAATAAGCAGAATAAAGTAATGTTGCCGCTAAGACGACAGTTAACGCCTTAACTGAAATAAAGGCTCCAATCAAAGCACCCACTAACGCTCCAATCACTGTTGCGACCTCTAGAAACATGCCTAAGCGTAAGTTCGTGAGTCCTTGCTTAATATAAGTTGAAGCAGCCGCAGAAGAAGTCGCAATCACAGAGACAAGAGAAGCCCCGATCGCATAGCGAATATCAACTCCAAACACTGACGTTAACAGCGGAACAAGCACAACCCCACCGCCCAATCCTGTCAGTGCTCCTAGGAATCCAGCAGTGAATGAACCCAACCAAACTAGTAATGAAAATTCTAGGATATTCAAGTTGTGTCATCCTTTTAGGTTTGTAATTCTTCCGGCATCAGCGAGGTTTCTTCTGAAGGGGGTTCCAAGTTTTCAGGCTTCAGGTGCGGTCGAATGATTAAGTTTACTCCAATCACCCAAGCCAGCGACACCATCCAGCCAGCCAAAATATCACTTGGAAAGTGAACCCCCAGATAAAGGCGAGTCCACCCGATCGTCACAACAAAACCGCTTCCAAGGGTTGCAATCAGCCAGCACCACCGACTCCCCCAAGTGAGAATGACTAAGGCAGCAATAAAACTCATACTCGACATCGCATGCCCGCTCGGAAAAGAAAAACCAGCATGAGCAGCAGCCTCCCACAAAGCAGGGCGATCTCGATGAAAAAGCGCTTTCGCAATCAGATTAATCACTCCAGTCCCACCAACTGCAAGTAATAGATAAGTCAGCGATCGCCATCTTTTCCGATAGAGCATGATCACTGCAATTGCGATCGTCGCTGGAACGACTCCTTTCTTAACGCCGAGCGGTGTAATCGTTTTCGCAAAAGCATCCAACCCTGGCTGTGCAGTTTGATGAATACTCAGCAAGATGGAACGATCCCAAACGAAGCCGCCGTTTTGCCAAACGATGATTGCAAGTTGCTCAAAAATCAACAGTGGCAACCCGACTCCGACAAACAATAATAGTAAGGTTTGCCAGTGAACGATGAGAAGCTTTTGAAATAGCTTCAAAAAAGATTGAAAACGATTCTCTAGATTGAACATTGACCCAATTGCTACTCAATCAAAACAGAATTCAGCCAGTCTAACGGCACCGTGAAGACATAGTAGATCACCCCAAGCCCCAAGAGTGCGACAGTCAAACTAGACAGAATCACCCATCGATCCGGAGGTTCATAGGTGTCTTCCTCAATATCGTTCCGAACTGCAAAATAATGCTGAGTTGAGAGCAATACTGCTAGCAGCCCAACAATAGAAAAAGCCAGCCCTAGCTGCCAGCCTGCACCCGGAGGTTGAGGCGCGATCGGTGGACGGAGAACTCGCAGACGAACAATCAGCACACCAAACCCCATCAAAGCAACCCCGCTCCGCATCCAAGCGAGATACGTCCGCTCATTCGCTAAATGATCTCGAATTCGATTGGGATTGAGTTTCTTGGGTGGAGATTGAGTTTCTACTTCGATCGTCATGGATTCACTCCTCGAATTCCCGTCTTTGGGTACTAATCTTCAATTGGAGCATTCGGAAGGCTTGCCTGTATTGTTGCTACAGTTAAATCTGGAATCGGTAAGACACCATCACTCGATTTCGCAAATTTTGAAGGAGCAAGATTAAATTCTAGCTCTCCTTGAGCATTCACCGTTGCGTTGAGTCGCGTTCCACTCACAAATTGAGCAACAGTCGGTTCAGTCACTTCTGATAGTCCAGCTAACTTTGTTCCTGTTGGTAAATACACACCATCACAACTCCATTCATCTTCTGTAATTTCGCCATTGGCTAGATAGTAAAGCACGCTCGGAGATTGCGGAGCTTTCTTTGCTTTATGAGCGAAAACTGCGATCGTACTTCCTGTCGAGTTGCGACACTGGGAATAGTGCGATGCCGTCTCTAAAATGTACTTTTGAAGATTTAATGCTCCTAGCTTTTGCTCAATTTCAACCGGCGTTAAATCAGATTCTTCGGGAGATGCTTTAGCTTGGATAAGATTTGCGATCGCTTGCGTCACTTCAGCATACTCTGGCGTACCTGTGAGCTTTGGCGGATCAGCCCAGGCAGGTGAAGCTCCAACCAAATTGAGCAATAGCACAAGTGCAACCAGGATAATTCTAAAACCGTTCATTGTTGGCTTCCTCATATCAATTTTCGTCAGCTTTTACGGAGGGATAGAGTGCTGGAATTTTTTCTAGTAAAGCTTTAGAAGATGTAGCTTTCGCCAGCCGCAGCAGATGAATTAATCCCATGCAGCTGATGACTAACGCTAACACTGCAAGTCCTCGGTCTTCAAGGGTATGACTATCAATCAGAATTAACACCCCTAGTCCGAGCAGTACAAAAGGCACCAGTTGATTTCCGTAGCGAGTTAGAGTTTGAGCGACTCCCGGCAAGCAGGTTAAACAATACGCAGCATAGCACCAGACTCCCACCATTGAGAAAAACACAGCAAGAATTGCTAGCAAGCTTTCCCAGGTCGCGCTCG is part of the Leptolyngbya boryana PCC 6306 genome and harbors:
- a CDS encoding sulfate/molybdate ABC transporter ATP-binding protein, which gives rise to MGIEVQNVSKHYGSFHAVDQVNLSIKTGSLVALLGPSGSGKSTLLRMIAGLETPDEGRIALIGRDATYQSVQDRNIGFVFQHYALFKHLTIRENIAFALDIRKKPKAKIKERVEELLELVQLQGFGDRYPSQLSGGQRQRVALARALAVQPQVLLLDEPFGALDAKVRKELRAWLRRLHKDVNVTTVFVTHDQEEAMEVADEIVVMNRGRIEQVGTATDIYDHPASAFVMSFIGPVNVVPARAGILPNDGNKILDSDRVFLRPHDIDIELIPSSESVSAQVDRVIHLGWEIVVEIRLESGELVTANLSRDRFNQLSLEPQQRIYIKPKVVKTFPAYALS
- a CDS encoding sulfite exporter TauE/SafE family protein; this encodes MNYLLLSCFSFGVGIVVGLTGIGGASLITPMLIFVFQVPASVAVSSDVVAATLMKVIGGVKHWRQKTLDLGAVRWLAFGSVPGSLLGVATLHWLRQFGEVNLDSILLHLIGYAILLVTATALVQLLLMTFAPAWELPTLPKLDLETQTGRMSAIALGAILGYIVGMTSVSSGSMFALVLIAFFQLDAQKLVGTDLAQAAILLTFTSIGHLTLGTVDWHLVLPIWIGSVPGVIVGAKLCKLTPQRPLRFVIYLMLVMVSWKLAHSA
- a CDS encoding sulfate ABC transporter substrate-binding protein gives rise to the protein MKLKHHPHELAPRLAQTFKTLFNLHSVRKFVSLFVIGTTLSLAIASCGGNTASTSSSPNSASPVANSAKEVELTLVGYAVPKAAHDAIIPKFVEKWQKEKGQTVTFKQSYGGSGSQTRAIIDGLEADVANLAIAADTEKLVKAGFVNSDWTTKTPNNGIVAKTVAAVIVRPGNPKNIKTFDDLTRPDVKWVTADPKTSGGARWNFLALWDHALRANNKDEAKATEFVTKAFANVAVLAKDARESTDAFSKQGQGDALINYENEVILAQQKGEKLEYVVPDPNVSIDIPISVIDKNVDKHGTREVAEAFVQYLYTPEAQAEFVKLGFRPLDGAPVKTKENTDKYPAVKTLGTIQEYGGWSQAQKKFFDDGAVFDQVQASIKR
- a CDS encoding sulfite exporter TauE/SafE family protein, with product MNILEFSLLVWLGSFTAGFLGALTGLGGGVVLVPLLTSVFGVDIRYAIGASLVSVIATSSAAASTYIKQGLTNLRLGMFLEVATVIGALVGALIGAFISVKALTVVLAATLLYSAYLAQQPRPDFFEHQDSDPLAVQLKLNGTCPTPQGEMSYEAQSVPVGFSVMMVAGVLSGLLGIGSGGFKVLAMDQAMRLPFKVSTTTSNFMIGVTAAASAGVYLARGYIDPGLSMPVMLGVFPGALLGAKVLVGAKTQLLRILFSLVLMAMAFKMVYNSLAGGM
- a CDS encoding RrF2 family transcriptional regulator encodes the protein MQSDLSSYTPIELTSRIEYALLTLLELVGHANRSYAPLTITEIASKHSIPERYLEQIMTILRRGGLVRSYRGSRGGYVLARDAKEITLFEIVAFVDGERKPRELEVTPNLERQIVYNVWQSLNTLSQKFLTGITLEDLYREWDENQRGNPMYYI
- a CDS encoding DUF1634 domain-containing protein, with the translated sequence MYKDLIARSNSSSDETLDRSQEAKLELWISNLLRYGVQLSSLIVLVGGILYLIHHHAEPVDYRVFQGEPAIYRSPSGVVQALLEGHRRGIIQLGLLVLIATPILRVLLSLVTFLRWRDYTYAAITFLVLSGLIYSFVGAYF
- the cysW gene encoding sulfate ABC transporter permease subunit CysW, which encodes MTTIADAPRSAQTRKTTQQKSWVPILLIGIGIAYLGLILYIPAINVFYQAFKGGVAPFLSNLTQPNFIHAIKLTVMLAAIAVPLNTVFGLCTAWALARKQFRGRTLLLSIIDLPFAISPVVAGLMIVLLYGRLGWFGTWLQANDIRIVFAFPGMLLATMFVSMPFVAREVIPVLEEAGADQEEAAKTLGANGWQTFWRVTLPSIRWGLLYGIILTNARAMGEFGAVSVVSGNLAGKTQSLPLFVEEAYKQYETESAYSAAVLLALLAVVTLVLKEIMERKTRIKEVE
- the cysT gene encoding sulfate ABC transporter permease subunit CysT, whose protein sequence is MASSAQVPSRKGPIWKAWGRSIVQMPWTWRIMLSYLTVMLFIPVVAMLLKSATVGPAEFWRIATSPIALSTYDITFTTSLVAALINGFFGTLIAWILVRYDFPLKRLVDASVDLPFALPTAVAGLTLATVYSENGWLGSLLAPFGIKVAFTRVGVGIAMLFISLPFVIRTVQPVLSEIEKEVEEAAWSLGASPWQTFQRVVLPPLFPAILTGVALGFSRAVGEYGSTVIISSNTPFRDLIAPILIFQRLEQYDYAGATVIGMVLLMISLLILLALNVLQNWGRRYDTGSSRMPGH
- a CDS encoding YidH family protein; translation: MTIEVETQSPPKKLNPNRIRDHLANERTYLAWMRSGVALMGFGVLIVRLRVLRPPIAPQPPGAGWQLGLAFSIVGLLAVLLSTQHYFAVRNDIEEDTYEPPDRWVILSSLTVALLGLGVIYYVFTVPLDWLNSVLIE
- a CDS encoding phosphatase PAP2 family protein, which translates into the protein MFNLENRFQSFLKLFQKLLIVHWQTLLLLFVGVGLPLLIFEQLAIIVWQNGGFVWDRSILLSIHQTAQPGLDAFAKTITPLGVKKGVVPATIAIAVIMLYRKRWRSLTYLLLAVGGTGVINLIAKALFHRDRPALWEAAAHAGFSFPSGHAMSSMSFIAALVILTWGSRWCWLIATLGSGFVVTIGWTRLYLGVHFPSDILAGWMVSLAWVIGVNLIIRPHLKPENLEPPSEETSLMPEELQT